The proteins below come from a single Podarcis muralis chromosome 8, rPodMur119.hap1.1, whole genome shotgun sequence genomic window:
- the CHMP4C gene encoding charged multivesicular body protein 4c — translation MSKIHKFFKGGGGAKGKGKGGPSPQEALARLRETEEMLTKKQEYLEARIQKELALAKKHGTRDKRAALQALKRKKRYEKQLTQIDGTLSTIEFQREALENSYTNTEVFKNMGYAAQAMKKVHENMDLDKIDDMMQDITEQQDIAQEITEALTRKVGDDFDEDELLAELEELEQEELNNKMANVRLPSVPATPLPSHPASSRKRVEDEDDMQQLAAWAS, via the exons ATGAGCAAGATCCACAAGTTTTTCAAGGGCGGAGGAGGCGCCAAGGGGAAAGGCAAAGGGGGCCCGAGCCCGCAGGAGGCTTTAGCCCGGCTGCGGGAGACCGAGGAGATGCTGACCAAGAAGCAGGAGTATCTGGAGGCGAGGATCCAAAAGGAGCTGGCGCTGGCCAAGAAACACGGCACCCGAGACAAGCGAG CTGCACTGCAGGCAttgaagaggaaaaagagatACGAGAAACAGTTGACCCAAATTGATGGGACCCTTTCCACCATTGAATTCCAACGCGAAGCCCTCGAAAATTCCTACACTAACACGGAAGTGTTCAAGAACATGGGCTATGCAGCCCAAGCGATGAAAAAGGTGCATGAAAACAT GGACTTGGACAAAATTGACGACATGATGCAAGATATCACTGAACAGCAAGATATCGCTCAGGAAATCACAGAAGCTCTTACTAGAAAAGTTGGTGATGACTTTGATGAG gATGAGCTGTTGGCAGAACTGGAAGAACTGGAGCAAGAAGAACTCAataataaaatggcaaatgttcGACTACCAAGTGTACCAGCTACGCCGCTGCCTTCCCATCCTG CATCTTCAAGGAAGAGGGTGGAGGATGAAGATGATATGCAGCAGCTTGCGGCATGGGCTTCTTAA
- the SNX16 gene encoding sorting nexin-16 isoform X1, translated as MATPYVPVPIPIGSSTSFTTNRNQRRSSLGSISTCSDSSKAQLEESSISSFKKRSVPDAIGATSSPCNSPLVRTKFIGTNTSMEYCIQPSEDSEQNINSGSWEDRPATPTILGYEVMEERAKFTVYKILVKKNPEENWVVFRRYTDFSRLNDKLKDMFPGFRLALPPKRWFKDNYNPDFLEDRQLGLQAFLQNLVAHKDIANCLAVREFLCLDDPPGPFDSLEESRAFCETLEETNYRLQKELAEKQKEVEALKKMLNEKVVYIDAIEKQLGDLNLGKVKSRKLSGQESECSGEVESSAIEADQGALEEDNSSEKENRATSWSGSLAENHVPEIEVAEGVRTKISAGLYKTIWGK; from the exons ATGGCTACTCCATATGTTCCTGTTCCAATACCTATAGGAAGTTCTACTAGTTTTACCACGAATAGAAACCAAAGAAGATCATCTCTTGGGAGCATTTCAACATGTTCCGATTCTTCAAAAGCACAGCTAGAGGAATCTTCTATCAGTAGTTTTAAAAAGAGGAGTGTCCCTGATGCAATTGGTGCCACTTCATCTCCTTGCAATAGTCCGCTTGTTAGGACTAAATTTATAGGTACGAACACATCTATGGAATATTGCATTCAACCATCGGAAGATAGTGAGCAAAACATAAACTCTGGGAGCTGGGAAGATCGGCCTGCTACGCCTACGATACTAGGTTATGAGGTGATGGAAGAGAGGGCAAAATTCACT gTTTACAAAATCCTTGTAAAGAAAAATCCAGAGGAAAACTGGGTAGTTTTTAGAAGGTATACAGACTTCTCCAGGCTTAATGACAAG CTCAAAGATATGTTTCCTGGTTTCCGATTGGCACTACCACCAAAGCGCTGGTTCAAGGATAATTACAATCCTGATTTTCTGGAAGATAGACAGCTGGGACTCCAAGCATTCTTACAGAATTTAGTAGCTCACAAAGACATTGCTAACTG TCTTGCAGTGAGGGAGTTCCTTTGTTTGGATGATCCACCAGGACCATTTGATAGCCTTGAAGAGAGTAGG GCTTTCTGCGAGACCCTAGAAGAAACAAACTACCGTCTGCAAAAGGAACTTGCTGAAAAGCAAAAAGAGGTGGAAGCTCTGAAAAAAATGCTAAATGAAAAAGTAGTGTACATAGATGCCATAGAGAAACAATTGGG GGATTTAAATTTAGGAAAAGTGAAGTCTCGTAAGTTGTCAGGACAAGAGAGTGAGTGCAGTGGAGAAGTGGAATCCTCTGCAATAGAGGCAGATCAAGGAGCCCTGGAAGAAGACAACAG TTCTGAGAAAGAGAATCGGGCAACATCTTGGAGCGGTTCATTGGCAGAAAATCACGTGCCAGAAATTGAAGTTGCTGAG GGTGTGAGGACAAAGATCTCTGCAGGACTGTATAAAACCATCTGGGGCAAATAA
- the SNX16 gene encoding sorting nexin-16 isoform X2, translating into MATPYVPVPIPIGSSTSFTTNRNQRRSSLGSISTCSDSSKAQLEESSISSFKKRSVPDAIGATSSPCNSPLVRTKFIGTNTSMEYCIQPSEDSEQNINSGSWEDRPATPTILGYEVMEERAKFTVYKILVKKNPEENWVVFRRYTDFSRLNDKLKDMFPGFRLALPPKRWFKDNYNPDFLEDRQLGLQAFLQNLVAHKDIANCLAVREFLCLDDPPGPFDSLEESRAFCETLEETNYRLQKELAEKQKEVEALKKMLNEKVVYIDAIEKQLGDLNLGKVKSRKLSGQESECSGEVESSAIEADQGALEEDNSSEKENRATSWSGSLAENHVPEIEVAEVAYTTDEEM; encoded by the exons ATGGCTACTCCATATGTTCCTGTTCCAATACCTATAGGAAGTTCTACTAGTTTTACCACGAATAGAAACCAAAGAAGATCATCTCTTGGGAGCATTTCAACATGTTCCGATTCTTCAAAAGCACAGCTAGAGGAATCTTCTATCAGTAGTTTTAAAAAGAGGAGTGTCCCTGATGCAATTGGTGCCACTTCATCTCCTTGCAATAGTCCGCTTGTTAGGACTAAATTTATAGGTACGAACACATCTATGGAATATTGCATTCAACCATCGGAAGATAGTGAGCAAAACATAAACTCTGGGAGCTGGGAAGATCGGCCTGCTACGCCTACGATACTAGGTTATGAGGTGATGGAAGAGAGGGCAAAATTCACT gTTTACAAAATCCTTGTAAAGAAAAATCCAGAGGAAAACTGGGTAGTTTTTAGAAGGTATACAGACTTCTCCAGGCTTAATGACAAG CTCAAAGATATGTTTCCTGGTTTCCGATTGGCACTACCACCAAAGCGCTGGTTCAAGGATAATTACAATCCTGATTTTCTGGAAGATAGACAGCTGGGACTCCAAGCATTCTTACAGAATTTAGTAGCTCACAAAGACATTGCTAACTG TCTTGCAGTGAGGGAGTTCCTTTGTTTGGATGATCCACCAGGACCATTTGATAGCCTTGAAGAGAGTAGG GCTTTCTGCGAGACCCTAGAAGAAACAAACTACCGTCTGCAAAAGGAACTTGCTGAAAAGCAAAAAGAGGTGGAAGCTCTGAAAAAAATGCTAAATGAAAAAGTAGTGTACATAGATGCCATAGAGAAACAATTGGG GGATTTAAATTTAGGAAAAGTGAAGTCTCGTAAGTTGTCAGGACAAGAGAGTGAGTGCAGTGGAGAAGTGGAATCCTCTGCAATAGAGGCAGATCAAGGAGCCCTGGAAGAAGACAACAG TTCTGAGAAAGAGAATCGGGCAACATCTTGGAGCGGTTCATTGGCAGAAAATCACGTGCCAGAAATTGAAGTTGCTGAGGTAGCGTATACCACCGATGAAGAGATGTAA